TTCAAGACGATATGCTTACATTTGTGTCTCCTTATAAATCTTTAAGAGCTGGAAAAGTTTGCATTTGAATAATTATTGTGCAACATTTTACTATATGCATGATTCttgatcaaattgaaaaaaaaaaatagccagtGGCAAATCTAGAGTTATCATTTCTCACTCTTACTCTCACATTACATTATAGAACTACATTTTCCCAccgatgaatgaaaaaaaaatcagttttgttaccCCACACTCTTGCCATGATCCTCTACTATAATTTAAAATGGATAAATCACATGTGAAGAAACACTAAATTGTTCACCTTCACCAACAACCTCAGCGTAAAGGTATCATTTCACTTATAACAAACAGAACACCAATAATAATGATTGAAATGAGTAGTAAAGATCTCTCTGCCCATGTGTGTAACAGAAAACAgttgagaaaaaataatgacagaCTATTTATATCCCAATAACCGTAAGacatttcaaataaatcttAACGACACGATATTTACGTGCACAATTGGACTCTGCTCATAGCTCTGACGATTTTAAAGTGTTCCTGTGGCCACGAGCGTGCACTGTGTTAAGGAAAAACTCGGTGCATATGGCTTTTAACATTTCAATCGCGGTGTTAcagtttttaaagaaaacattctAAACAATATAGCTTTAATGATTTTCAAACATGACGAAAATAACCGCATTCTTATGTCCCATGTTCACAAGGATATGGCTAAGGCTGATATAAGGGACCCAAATGTCTCGAAAGAAGATTAACGATTtcataaaattaaaaatattatCACATTGATATGgagctttcttttgtttcttcttgGCTATCTCTATGACTACAAGGACAAGAAGAAATGATCGCTTATGCCCTACCCCAATAATGATATTCGTGGCGTTTTACTCCGTGTTTTAGTAGATCCAGATGcaacgtcttttttttttttaacccctcCTGGTTTCCAGCTGAAGGAGAAGCTCCTTCAGTTCTTGTTCAGCTCGTCTGACATTCGCATCTTGTTCTCCcgcttcttcctcttctttgtcttcatcgtcatcatcgtcgtcgtcgtcgtcgtcattagtGTCTTCCACGTTTTCCTCTGGGTTGTTTTCTGCCACTTCTGTTGCATCTGCATCTTGTGGGTCGTTCGCTTCTTCAGGCTGTACTGTAGGAGTGTCATCTTCCTGTTGTGCCGGCTCATTATGATCTCCACCTTCTTCGCCTCCTTCGCCAGGAGAAAACGCTTCCTCGGCTTCTGCCAGGGCCTCTTCGAGGGCTTGAGCCATGCCCTGGTCGGTGTTCTGATCGGCCTCTCCGGCACCCTCGGCCTGCACATACTGGGAGAATGAACCCTCGTATCCAGGCAACTGGCCCATCAAGTGCAGCAAGACTGCTGCTGCGTAGAGGTCGTCGACACCAGCGGATGGCAGGCAAATGTAGTTGATCATGTTAACCACCAAATCCCGCTTGGTCTGTGGACTGTCCACGGGAGGGTAAAGGTCCATCGCATAGGAGCAAAGGTGCAGCGAAGTCAGCTGATTAAGAGCTGGTTGTGGAGTTTCTGGCTTGGCTGTGCTTGGCTTTGGAGGTGGTTGCGTGGTAGCGGGCTTCGCAGGTGTTGGTGCAGCCTTCGTAGTGGTAGCTGCTGAGTTCTCCTCGGTCAAGGCTTTTAGTACTCGCAGGGCAAATGAAAGTCTCTCGAGATCGACTTCTCTTTCGTTCTCGATCTGATTCATGAGTTAAGGGAGAAGGTGAGAAGGAGAGAAATACagagaaaagtgatattacTTGCAATCACCTTGCAAGTTCGTATAATTCATGGAGTACACAGCATCATTACGAACATGGCAATGAAGTCTTGCCATATTGGTACTTCTACCAAACCAGCGTGGAGCTAAGTAGGCCCCTATGTCCTTATACCTATAAGGTGGCAGTCCTCTCCATTCTTACAATGGTCTTAACATTTGCGGGGTAACAATGACAGCGATGACGAACATTTTTGGGGTCGGGGATGAAGATGCCACAGAGGAACACTTAGAAGTGGTGAAACTTGATGTCAGAGCTTAATATGGCGGAGTACAGACTTCAGACAGAACATATTTCGGGATAACAATACCAATATCAATAGATACGGGCAATGCCCGAGATGTGACAATCAGAATTGTCACAAAATCTCAACCCTCCACTCATACACAGAATTAAATTTGAAAAAGTTTGGGCTACTGACGGTGCATGATATTAACAAATTTGCTGTTTgcatttttgaatttttatgtACTCGTATCTTAATAATATCTTGCCCAAATTTCTCGACAACTGTTTCACTCTTACTCAGGTTAGAAATACATATAATACTATCATGACTATAGGCAATTTTATAATTTGTATATTCCAAATTATAGATATCATCATTCCAGACGAACTATATGTTATGCTGGTCCATTTCTATGGAATGATTTGCCAATTACTAAAAGTGTACCAATCTATTCAAGAAAAGATATAAAATACATCTATTAAGTTATTAAGTATTAACACATTATGCTAACTTGCTTTGTTGTTTTGCCTCTTGTTAGTTTTGTACTTTTTTGTACTGTTTTGTAGTGTcttttgtttaagattttgtgAAGTGTGTTTTGTCTTGCCCATGTGTAATCGGATATATTTCTTGGGGATTAACCTCGAAAGGCTGGTACAAGCCCATGTTGATTCATCCCCTTCTCTTGATATAAAGCctatgttttgtatatttttcatttgcctTTATGATGTATGCTGcgatgtacaatgtaactgtcttttttatatgaattgaattgaattgaattggatcgaattgaattgaattgaatcgaattgaattgaattgaattgaattgaatcgaattgaattgaattggatcgaattgaattgaatcgaattgaattgaattgaatcgaatcgaattgaattgaattgaattgaattgaattgaattgaatcgaattgaattgaattgaattgaattgagttgaataaAGAGCCACGGAAGTATATGCACAGTTCAAATATCGTATTCAAATGTCACTGACAATCATGCTAGAGATTTTCATTCTACCTTCAAATGGCTTTCAAAACAGTAAGCGAGAAAACCTTTCATAATCGTTGAATACCCAAATACTTCATCTCTTTTTAAAtttaatgaatatatatatatatatatatatatatatatatacatatatatatatatatatatatatatatatatatatatatatatatatttagtaGAGGTATAACATTCTGGCGTGAagctttatttttcattcattctcttAGCATAGTATTATAGAAATTCTCATGCCAACGAATAAACTGCTGATTCATACTGGTAGTGTTTTCTccagatggattttttttcttaattttcgtCAATATCTTAACTTTACTCACTGCAATTGTTTATATAGTTTGCATGAGCAGTGCTAAATTTCATACCAGAGAAGGGAAAGCTCGGTCTGAAATTCGAACAGTTCTTATATGACTGCACTCACATTCATATTTCGCATACTAACCTTGGTAAGACAGTCATACCctatccccccccaaaaaaaaaagagggtttaaaatacataaatattgtttatatatatatatatatatatatatatatatatatatattatgtatattgtCAAGTCCCAAGGTAGAACTATTACAACTCAAATCTCAAAAACACAGTGTACTAATAGTTCTCAAGATATCCTTCAACAAATCACAtgatgtaaaacaaaacaaaaaataatacaagAGACCAAGAGATCGTATTCCCCTATGTAGCCCTCAAACTGTGTAATGACTTAAGCCCTGACTGAAGCCTCATTTAAATTTCTGTTAATGTTTACTACATTTTAAGCTATTCATGAGCTCTTGAAGTGCAGAAGAATATCCACAATTATGTAcctataggttttgcgctttatgTATAATGTTTATATTGTCATCattcatatacaaataaattgtatttaCGCCTTAAGCACtctacagagtggatttggcgcaaTATAAGTCATATATTAGTAATTATTATAATACATAGCAAGCATTAACTTGTAATGTAATGCatatatgatatcataaatgATAAGGAGGAAAAACTTACTGGGGCACTTTCCGAGACAGCAACAAGCGTCAAGCAGACAACGGTGACAAGAAAAAGCTTCATTTTGCCTTCGTTCTGTCTTCTCGCGTCCTCAGGAAAAGAAAAGCCTGCAAACGCGGAAAGTAACGTGAACTTGAATAACACGGCGTCGACTGAGTATGGAGACCATTCGAGAGCTCTTTCAAACTCCAAAATGGAGCTTGTTTGTCAAAGCGTTGTCGCACTGCTCTCGTGACGTTCAATAATCATCACCACCAAACTTTATAGAAATTCTGCCCGAGACAGCCCACTCATGACCTTCACGGATTGGTGACTCCCATTgatgaaatttgagggaaaaaatatgTATCTCTCCATAGGCTAACAAAACAGTGAATACCTGTGGTATGATTCTTTTCGCTCAGGTAATATTTGTTGAAGAGGCCgacttctttttcctttcaacATGAATTCCTATGGGTCAAACCACTGTGGTTTTTGTGCCATTTCAACTATCCACGCTATACAGACATTGGTACAATGCACTGCTCTAGAGTGGGTGAACAAGATGCGGGGGTATAGACCTATATTCAATTTAGAATCATTACATATTGTCAAGGCATGAAATGTGATTCCAGATGGAATGCAGCATTTTGCGTCTCATCAGTGCTCTCAAGGAAATTAAGCAAATCAGTCAATGAATGATAGGCAGCCTGATTACGATTtcgtgtgaaaatggcgttaaTTACTTGCAAAACTTGGAGAATTGTATTTGACTTCGAGCCGGTGGAATAAGTCGCAATTGTTCGTAATCAACTGACCCTATACACGCAGTGGCTTGGGGAGAACTGATTGTTTGTGTGAAATGGCACGTCCCAGTGCACGGGTGATATCACGTTTCGGATGATAAAGATGAGGGAATTTTTAAAACCCTTTTTTGACCCAAATGTTTGCCTCTCTCCGACCTCATAATATGCATGGAAGCATGTACAATTAATAATGTACAATTTCTGCTACATCAGCTACAGCCAAAATCTCCATTTTGATCTTACCTGAACGACAATACCGTTCATGTATTTGATGCAGTgcgtataaagaaaaaaagaggtaatccaactttggagagTTACTATTTCaaaattgtcagctatggagagcagaacgttggttgtgaggaaagaacaacttttcctctttccattggtaTCTTATTATGTTGACGAATGTCAtgccatgactgagcacataTGAACTTTatagacaacaatgacaaattgcactttttccagaAAATAATACGGATTCGTGACGTGCACGAATTCAATGAAAGAATGCTGCGGAGATGATTCGAGTCGTACTCTCGGAGGATTACATGAGTACGCCCTCTAGTGGTATTTGCCAAAAATAAATTGCTGCAAAATTATTGTAAGAACGATAGTACTGATTTAGCCTAAGTAGTCTAAGTTGACGATGAAGTACTTGTCATAGTCATTGTGACGTACATATTGTATAagtgtattcattttttaagCTAAGTGGTTACAAGCATCACACATTTTCCGATAGACTTATTCAAAACCACATACCTACTTGTATAAAAGAATAATGTTTTAGTCTAAtcgtgtgtgtgcattttgtgaGTATATAACTGACGAAGCCCAGTAAAGGAAATCCTTGAAATACAAACAGACTAAAACCTACACAATCCATTAGTTATCAAATATCATGAACATTTCATATCGCCTTGCACGCAGAATAACTCTGAATGAAAGCATATTATAGTCCATATCTCACACCATCTGTAATTGTGTTAACGAGCTTCTCGGTGAATAGATCTTCATTTTGCATGTGTTGACATTCAATTATCATGGTGCTAATGACAAGTAGTGCTTTGTAgtgcacattcacacacactatCATTGATCCTCGTTTGCCTATAACTTACAACTGAACTGGATAATACAGGTAGATAATAATCATAAGTCTGAAATGAAACTCATCaaatacaataatgtatacCAGACACATCTCAGTGCTATCACACTATGAAAGTTCGCGGAGAGAGGAACGTAACAGCGATGAATGAGATGGAATAGAATAATATGATATCAGAATAGAATCAAACAGATGTAATATCATCACAAGAGACACTTTTGTGCATACACTCCACGCCCAACACACACAATAACGAGAAACATCAACTGAGACATTTTTGTAAATCGTAGGCTTAATAATGAATGCGCAGTTTTATCGAAGGTGGACTGTATAAACCAAAACCGTGTCAATCATGTGGAAGTCTGATAAGACATCGTAGATCCTACACTTTTTCTGACCAGTAACATATTATTCCTTCTCGAGAAATGAAGAGACTTACCCTTAGAGAAAGCTGTACACATCACAGGACACATCAAACTCCTCATGCCAGAGTAACAAGCAACACACAAGATATCAGACTGGTTTGCAACCAATCTCTCCTCACAGTATATACAGGAGAATATAGAAGATTTTTCCCACGGACCAAGCTACTCATGGCCATCCAAGACATGAGACCAACCTTTTGTTCTATTATCATCTTTACACGCATAAATGATTCCTACCCTGCCTTTTCAGTGAGTAGGGAAGGGTAAGGATTACTGCCAACAAAGGGCATAGTATTATATAAAACGTTCTGCTCTTTTCAATGAATAGAGAAAGGTAAGAACTACTCTGCACATAATACGTGAACCCGGTACATGAAAGCCCAGTATAAATCTTAAACATTTGTTAAACAGGAACCCGGTTAACTACCTAGTACAATATGGTACAGGCCTAATTGGCGCATCTACTGTACTATACAAAAGGCATAGGGTCTTTACTTAAGCTGCTATTATGCGACATGAAAGCGGGATAgctgttacacacacacacaaacacacacatacatacattcacacacaaacataattacaaataaattaatattaattaatatatgtatattatttaaacatatattatacatatggtatatatgaataatatatataattatacatatcatatacatatggtatatatgtatatatgtatatatatatatatatatatatatatatatatacatatatatataatagaatgagaaacagacagacaagaaAGCACGTCATCCCACTCGTGCTACTTGTCTGAAAGTTTCGAAAGTTTCCATTTATTTCATCTGATCATTCGAGATATACTGGTCTGATTATGCGATCACCATGCAAACTAGACTAGCCTCCTTTTAAGCATTTCCTCAAAATTTAACCATCTTACCAACAGCGTTTATCTACATTTCACgtgaatgcaacaatacttTCGGGGGGTGAGAGAAATGCTCAGAGCAAAATTGTTTTATTAGTTGGTTCTCATGCACTGTGTGGACACTAACTCTGACTTTTTGTCAAAGAAGTGAGAACAAAACAACCAATATTCAAAGAAAACCCGTGCGGAAATGACAAAATTGCTACGATGAAGAGAACAAAATCTGCTTTTGACCAACGGACCTAGCTAATCCGATGGCCGAAAATTTCCTTTTAGATCACGTTCGTCTCAGGATATCGatgtaaacaaaacatttgTAAATAATACAATGATAATACTGAAGTCAAGGGACTGGTGAGCGTGTTGTCTGATATTCAGACCTTCTAGTGGTGCTTCATTGTTGAAATTTTCCGTGTATGCATAATTCTCAGAGAAAACTACAGCGTGGCCAGAAAATCATTTCCCTCTCTTTTCCTGTGACGGCGCTCTTTTTCTGAATCTCAGTCTCAAAACGTCTGAATTTATGTGAATGAAAGGAACCCCACATTCATTTCGTGTGTATTTCAgtgccattcattttttttttttttggtcacctCAAAATGCTTGTTCGATTCTGGCAAGCTTTTTGAactttatggggggggggggggaggggtcttaCAATAgactttttttaaaaccaaaCTTCGCGATTATACACATTGACAGAAACATCAGCAAAACAAAAGTACATAATGGAAATACATGAATAGAacccaagaaaaataaaatgcaacaaaatgaaattttcaaacGCTACCTCTAACACctaccacacaaacacacacacacacacacaaacacaaacacccacagacatttgcaaaagattaaAGACCTTCCCAATGTACCACCTGTCTGTCTAGatgttaaaaaataataatattgtaggcctacatttcaaGTGAAATCATACGATCTATTCcttatatagaaaaaaaagtgtaatcCATAAAGTGCAAGTGAAATGATTACTTTGGACTGAATGTGAAAAACATGTCTCATCGTTGTGCCATAACCCTTCCAGACAGATAACTATATATCACATAGGCCCTATACTTCTGTACTGTAAGTTAGGtagttttattttgtcatgttAAATGATTTCAACTTTTCTTCATGTTTCCAAAGTCTCACTCGTGAAGAGCGCTAAATAGAAATTTGCTTGACTATAACTGTAACTTCATGTACACACACCTGCATGTACTTGTGTATTTACACATTATTTGTATTGTGATAACGGTAACAGATACTGCACAATTATTATTGCACGTACCACGAAGAAAAGTCGTAGAGCGAGTATACTAAGGGGGACTGAACTTTGTAGACTAGCGGGTGTGAACCCTACCGCGTGAGGGCAGTGACCTGCCATTATCCATGTTTCGGGAGGACAGGAGAGTGCCCTTGGGACAAAAGCCGCATTTCTAGGTGAAAGGTGCGCTGTTCGCTAGCTTTGTGATTCTCCCACCGATCCAACGGCCTCACTGACGTTCGCGAACAATACCCACGATACCTGCACGTTTGTCTTTTGGGGTGTCAACACCCCAACCTGAGGATACCATGCTCGATAAAGGACATGCATGTTGTGGGGAACCATTGGAGATCCTACAGTGTGTGTATGATACTATGAGGTGGAGTAGCTAGTGGAGGACTGGTAGGAGCAACCACTGCTCTTGGGAGGGGACCACGGAATGTACTTACTACTAGTAGCGGCTAGCTGTTGAATAGCGAACCTACGACTGTACGTCGTATTTACGTTTATACGTGAACCTGACTCCGTATAACGTCTGAAAACATTTGGTGGCGATGaatgatgattgaatgatttcTCAGCTTATACGTTACGTTGCTATTTTTCTCAGGactccttgtttgtttgtttgttttttcctcttccaTCACCTACCTCGTATGAACTTAAAAGCGTCATATTCTCACGGAAGAGTGGACTTACAGGCGACGGAAGAAAGCACACTGTACTGACATGGAGGTCACTGAGATGTCGTCTGCTAGGATTTTCCTGTGGTGTGCTCCGCG
The nucleotide sequence above comes from Diadema setosum chromosome 5, eeDiaSeto1, whole genome shotgun sequence. Encoded proteins:
- the LOC140228298 gene encoding uncharacterized protein codes for the protein MKLFLVTVVCLTLVAVSESAPIENEREVDLERLSFALRVLKALTEENSAATTTKAAPTPAKPATTQPPPKPSTAKPETPQPALNQLTSLHLCSYAMDLYPPVDSPQTKRDLVVNMINYICLPSAGVDDLYAAAVLLHLMGQLPGYEGSFSQYVQAEGAGEADQNTDQGMAQALEEALAEAEEAFSPGEGGEEGGDHNEPAQQEDDTPTVQPEEANDPQDADATEVAENNPEENVEDTNDDDDDDDDDDEDKEEEEAGEQDANVRRAEQELKELLLQLETRRG